TATTCGGCCTTGTTCTGGTGGTGCAGTTCGGCGGTGAAGGTGCGCGGCCCGAACAGGGTCGGCTCCTCATTCATCTTCTCAAGCTCGGTGACCACGGCACCGGTTTCGGTGGTGCCGGTGCGTTCGACGGCTTTGGCCCAGACATCGATCATCACATAGCCCGGGAAGGCATATTGCGTCGCGGGCGGCGCACTGGTGGCCTCCTCGTATTTCTTCACGAAGGCATTCACTTCCGCGCTCGGATCATCGTCGAAGACCGAGCCCCGGGCCGGCACGTAGAAATTCGACAGATCCGGCACCGCCGACATCCAGTAGCTGCCATCGGCACCCGAGCCGTTCAGGAGCATCGAACCGATCCCCGCCGCGCGGATCTGTTTCACCGCCGAGACAAAGCCCGGCATCATCGAGCACAGCATGATTGCATCTGGCTCTTCCGGCAGCGCCTTGATCCGCGCGACCGTGGGCCGGCGGCTTGCCGATCTGCTGGCTCTGGCAACCCAGGCTGATGACCGGGTGATGCAGTCGGGGGTTTCCTCGGTGCGGGCCGGCCATCTGATGCGGATCGAGGGCTTTGTGCGCCGCCATCTCGATGACCCCGATCTGGGCCCGGATTCTGTGGCTGCGGGCTGCGGCATTTCGGTGCGTTACCTCCATGAGGTCCTGCGCGACACCAACACGACGCTTGGTGGCTGGATCCGTGACATGCGGCTGTTGGCCGCGCAGGAGGATCTGGCGACCCCCGGCGACCGGCGTTCTATTGGTGAGATTGCCTGGACGCGGGGCTTCCCCGATCAGGCGCAGTTCTCCTGCGCCTTTCGCGCCCGGTTCGGGATCACCCCGAAAGAGGCGCGCGGGCGTGGTTAAGGCGGAGGCTCTTTTGATCATGGCTCGCCCCCGCTCCCGCCTTCAGCGCCCGAGATGGGCGCGGAGCCGCGCCAGTGCTGCCTTACGGTCCTGGCGGGCAGTCAGCGCCTGATCATCGAGACCCCGGTAAACCGTGCGGGCGAATGCGGCTGCTGCTGGCCGATCAGGTCCATATCGGCCGAAATCACGCAGCCGAGCATCATATAGCCGCCGCCCGAAACCGCATCGCGGTGCAGCACAATCGGTTCGGTCCCGCCCGGAACCCGGATCGAGCCGTAAGGATAGCAGGCATCAACGATGTTCGAGGGGTTCGACCCCGCGCCAAATGGCTGCTCGCGTGGCACGAAATCCAGCGCCGTGCCGCCTTTGAACCGATAGCCGATCCGGTCCGCCTCGGGCGCAACTTTCCAGGTGTCTGCAAAGAACCGCTGGCCCGCCTCCGCCGTGATGCGGTGCCAGTAAAGCCCCGGCAGCATCCTCAGTTCGGCCGGATTGCCGGGTTGGCGCCGCAATACCTCCGGAACCGATCCCTTGCCGCCCGCGCCATTGCTCGCCGCACCCTGGCCAAGCGGCAACACATCGCCCGCTTTCAGCGCCCGTCCCTCATGCCCGCCAAGCGCGCCCAGCGTATAGGTCGAACGCGAGCCCAGCGTCCGGGGCACATCAATACCGCCCGACACCGCGATATAGGCGCGCGCGCCGGATTTCAGGAAACCAAAGGACAGATGGTCGCCGGGACTGACCGGGACTGCCTCCCATGGCGCGAATTCGGTGCCGTTCAGTCTGGGCGGCAGATCGGCCCCTGTAATTGCTACGGTCGCGGCCGAGGTGAATTCCATCTCTGGCCCCATGAAGACGGCCTCAAGCACAGCCGCGCTTTCGTCATTGCCCACCAGCATATTGGCGGCGCGCAGCGCTAAACGGTCCATGCCACCCGAAAGCGGGATGCCGAGATGGTAATAGCCAGGCCGACCAAGGTCCTGGACGGTGGTCGACAGGCCGGGGGTGATGATTTTAACGGCCATTGAGCGCCTCCATCATCCGGGCTTTGGTGCCTGCCATATCCCTGTTGTAATCCGAGAGGCTGAAACTGGTCTGGCGGATCACCGGTTCGAACCGGTTCGCCTCTACCGTTTCAATCGCCGTGTCATACTGATCGCGGGTGACGGGCTTCCATTTCACGATATCGCCGGGTCGGAAGAGGCACATCTCGTCCTGCAGGTAATTCACCTTCTGGCCTGGGTCATAGATCGGCATCGGCGTGACGCCGAACATCTGATAGCCGCCGGCGCCGCGCACCGAATAGATGCAGGAAAAACACCCGCCATGCCCGACCGTCAGTTTTGGCGTATGGGTCCGGGGGCGGAGATATTTCGGGACCTGGAGCTGACGCTCGCGCTCCACCATCTGGTAAAGGAAGGGCAGCCCCGCAACAAAGTCGACCATCGAGACGAACCAGGGCTGGCTGGAATGCGCCTCGATGAAATTCCCGACGGTGCCGAGCCCGTTCACACCCGCCGCATATTCCAGGTCTGTTTTTGACGGATACTGGTGGCGGCGGCCTCCATCGATTGCAGCTCGCGCATCAGATCGTCTGGCCTGATGCGGTCGGGGTCGAATTTGACCTGGAAACTGGCATTGGCGGGGCAGAACTCGGTCACGCCGCTGATCTGCGCCTCCCGCACCACATTGGTCATGGACAGTGAGGTGAAGAAGGATTCGAGCGACATATCCTCGGAAACCTCGCCGAAGATATGCTCATCGCCCCCGAAACTGAAACGGATCGACATGGTCCTTCCTGATCAGGTGTCCGGGCTGAGCCGGGCGGAATTTTCATCAAGCCGGCTCTCCAGCCAGTGGGTGTGGAATGCGCCTGCGCGGACCGACGGATCTGCGGCCAACGCAAGGAAGAGGGGTTTCGTGGTCTTGCAGCCCTCGATCTTCGTCTCTGACAAAGCGCGGGCGAGACGGGTGATCGCGGCCTCGCGACTGTCTGCATGGACGATGAGTTTCGCCAGCAGCGAGTCGTAAAACGGCGGAACGGTATAGCCCGCATAAAGCATGGAATCGAAGCGCACCCCCGGCCCGCCGGGCAGGCGCAGGTCCGAGATCGTGCCGGGGAAGGGGGCGAACCCGCTGGCCGGATCTTCGGCATTCAGCCGCACTTCGCTGGCATGGCCACGGATCTGCACGTCATCGTGAGCGATCCAGAGTTTCTCGTCGCCTGCGATCCGCAGCATCGCCGCCCCGAGGTCGATACCGGTGATCATCTCGGTCACCGGATGTTCCACCTGAATGCGGGAGTTCATCTCGATAAATTAAAAGCGGTCGGCAGCATCGTCGTAAAGATATTCAATCGTACCGGTGCCGGAATAGTTAACGGCTTCAGCCAGCCGCACCGCACTGGCACAAAGGGCGTCGCGCAGATCGGGCGAAAGCGCCAGCGACGGCGCCTCTTCCCAGACTTTCTGACGGCGCCGTTTCGGCGAACGTTCGCGCTCGTTGCAATGGATCGCGCGCTTGCCGTCACCGAGGATCTGCACCTCGATATGGCGTGCCTGGCCGATGACCTTTTCCATGTAAAGCCCGCCATCCCCGAAGGCGGCGAGCGCTTCGGCGGCGGCCTTTATCATGACCGGGAACCCGGTCTCTTTGAGGATCTCGCGCCCCTCAGCGATTGACGCCACCCGCCCCATTGACCCCGGCGCCACCGGGACGCCCGCCTGTGCAGGAGCAATGCGCGCGGAGACCTTGTCGCCCATCAGCCGGATCGCATCCCCCGATGGCCCGACCCAGACCAGGCCCGCCGCAACAACCGCATCGGCGAAATCAGCGTTTTCGGCGAGGAAGCCGTAAACCGGATGCACCGCATCGGCGCCGGTTCTGGCTGCCGCGTTCAGAATGGCCTGTACCGAAAGGTAGCTCTTTTTGCTGCGGGCGGCCCGATACTCAACGCCTCATCGGCCAGCTGCACAGGGAGGCTGTCGCGGTCGGCCTCGGAATGCACAGCAACCGTCGCGATGCCGAGATCCCGGGCCGCGCGGATGATCCGCACGGCAATTTCACCCCGGTTGGCGACCAGCAGTTTGCGGATCATCAGGACAATTCCGCGAGCATGGCTCCGGCCATCACGGGCTCTTCGTTATAGGTCACGAATTGCACATTCCTGCCGGCGACATCGGATTTCACCTCGTGAAAGCTCTTCATCACCTCGATCAGCCCGATCACCTCGCCCACGGCCATATCATCGCCATCGGCCTTGAAGGGCGGCTGATCGGGCGAGGCGGAGCGGTAAAAGGTGCCGGGCAGGGGGGACAGGATCTGGGCCATGGTTTGCCACTCAGACAAAGGGTTGGAGGACGGCGCGCACCGCGCGGGCGATATCGACCGCATTGGGCGTGTCGGAATGGATGCAGATGGTCTCGCAGCGGGTCGGAAAGAGCGAGCCATCCGTGGCGATACCCCGGCCTTCGGTGATGGCCCGCAGGCAGCGTTCTGCCATCTCATCGGGGTCTTTCGCGTCAGGTTCGCGGGTCACGATCAGGCTGCCATCGGGGCGGTAATCGAGATCGCCGTGAAATTCGGCAATCATGCGATGGCCGCGCGCCGGATAGTATTGCTATTGGTTTTCAGGGATGGTGGCGCGACGCGGGCCTTTGTGGCAAATACGAAATTATGCGATTGTTTATCTGAAAAATTGATACAGAATTCGTATATGTCTCTGACCCTGAAACAGCTGAGATATTTCGTCACCGCCGCCGAGACGGGGCAGATCAGTCATGCAGCGATCGAGATGAATATCTCGCAATCGGCGGTGACCGCGGCGATCCAGGATTTGCAGGCCGGGCTTGGGTCAAGCTTTTGTCGCGCAGCCCGAAGGGGATGGTGCTGACGCCTGAAGGGGCGTGGTTCCACTGGCGCCGCAGGCTCTGGCTGGCGACCGACACCCATTGCTGACCGAGCCGCTGGTGCCGGTCGAGGCGGTGATCCGCGAACCCTATATCATGCTGACGGTGGATGAGGCCGACCGCACCCAGGCGAAGTTCTGGCAAGGTTTCGGCATCCGGCCCCGGGTGATCTTCGAAACCTCATCGGTCGAAGCGGTGCGCTCGATGGTGGCGAGCGGCATGGGCGTCACCATCCTGAGCGATATGGTCTACTGGCCCTGGTCGCCTGAAGGGCAGTGGATCGAACAGCGCCCGGTCGCTGAAGGGGTGCCCAGCATGGATGTCGGGCTGAGCTGGTCGAAGGGCAGGGTGCTTTCGCCCCCCGCCCGGGTGTTTCGCGCCTTTCTCGGGCTGGCCACCGGGGGAGGCGGCTGAGCTCTCAGCGGTTGCTGTCGATCCAGCGCGACAGGAGCTGACGGTCGCGGAAGCATTCATCCGGCACCGCGCGATGTTTGATCCGGGCAAGCTTTTCGGCGAACGCGACCTGTTTCGAGGTCGGCTGATTGTCCTGCACTGGTTTCAGCCCCGCCTGCGCCTCGATCCAGGCGCTGAGACTGCGGCGATCCTGCTGAACCTCCCATGGCAGGAGGGTCTTGTTGCGCAATGCCAGCGAGCGGGCATAGGCAATCTGGCGCGGTGTCACCGGCATGATGAAACTGGCAGCTTCCATAGCGGTCTCCCTTCTGTTCATAAAGATGAACATAGAACATAAAGGGAACATTTTCAAGTGAGACCCTGATCGGGACCTCTGAGGGCCCGATCAACACTGCGCGAGGGGTAAATCGGGGCGTCAGTGATGCGAGGGCGCATCCTTGTTGCCCTGGATCAGGCCCGCACCCGCCGCGAGACCTTCGGTAAAGTCGATGGCAAGGCGCTGAACGTCATTGGCCCGCACATCCTGCATCAGATCATCGGCCTCTTCCGGAGTGTCGCCCAGCCGCACCAGCGCCGCGTGGCCAAGCGCCAGCGCCGAATCGCGGGTCTCCCGGATCTGGAAATCGGCATCTGCCTTCATCAGGGCAACCGCATGTTCCCGGTCCCAGGCGCGGGCGAAGACCGGCACCAGCGGGAATTCGTGTTTCACCAGCCCGACGATTTTCAGCGTGGCTTCGGGGTCATCGGTGGCGGCGACGATCAGGCTCGCCTCTGCCGCGCCGGCATTCCTGAGGATATCCAGGCGCGTGCCATCGCCATACCAGACGCGGAAGCCGAAATCAGCCGCATCGCGGATCACCTGCGCATCGGAATCGATGATCGAGACCGTATAGCCGCGTTTCAGCAGCGGCTGGCTGACCATCTGGCCAAAGCGGCCAAAGCCGATCAGCAGGATATTGGCGTTCAGGCCGCTCGCCTCTTCGACCCCCTCCAGCGAAACCTCGGCCTTTGGCGAGAAGCGGTCAAAAAGGATCATCATCAGGGGCGTGAGCGCCATGGAGCAGATCACGATGGCGGTCAGGGTCGCGTTCCATTCGGTCGTCAGCACTCCGACCTGGGTGGCGGTGGCGTAAAGCACGAAGGCGAATTCCCCGCCCTGGGCCATGACCACCGCGCGCTCCCGCGCCTCGGCTCTCGGCGTTTTCAGAAGCCGCGCCACGCTGTAGATCACCAGCATTTTCAGGATGATATAGACCGGCACGCAAAAGGCGATCAGTGCCGCATTCTCGCGGATCACGGTGAGGTTCAGCGCCATGCCAACCCCCATGAAAAAGAGGCCGAGCAAAAGGCCCCGGAAGGGCTCGACATCGGTTTCCAGCTGGTGGCGATAGCTCGATTCCGACAGGAGTACGCCTGCGAGGAAGGCGCCCATTGCCATCGAAAGCCCGCCCGCCTGCATCAAAAGCGCCGCCGCCAGCACGACAAGCAGCGCGGCCGCCGTCATCACATCCCGCCCGCCAAACCGTGCCAGAAACCCAAACATCGGATCCAGGAGATAGCGCCCGGCCAGAACCAGCACCACGATACAGCCAAGCCCGGCCCCGATGTTCTGCACCCGGTCCATCATCGTGGATTCCTCGGCGCCAGGTGCAATAAAGGCGACGATTGCCAGCAGCGGCACGATGGCGAGATCCTCGAGCAGGAGGATCGAAATGATCCGCCGCCCGGCCGGGGTCTCCATCTGCCGCCGCTCCGACAGCATCTGCATGACGACCGCGGTCGAGGTCAGCACAAAGCCGGTGCCCGCCACAAAGCTCGCCGAGGCCGGATAGCCAAGCGCCAGCCCGACACAGGTCAGCACCGCGATAGCCCCGACCACCTGGATCAGCCCCAGCCCGAAAATCTCGCCGCGCATCGACCAGAGCCGCGACGGCTGCATTTCGAGCCCGATCACAAACAGAAAGAGCACTACGCCGAGTTCGGCGACATGGATGACCGCCTCGGCATCCTCGATCACCTTCAGACCGAATGGCCCGATCAGAAGGCCCGCTGCGAGAAAACCCAGGACCGAGCCAAGCCCGAGCCGCCTGAACAACGGCACCGCGATCACCGCCGCGGCCAGAAGAATGACAATGGTGGTCAGATCGACCCCGCCGCCGTGAAGCGCAGCCACTTCGGCCGCCCCCGCGCCCTGTTCCGCCATCTGCGGTTCTCCTGTTGCAATCGTAAGCCGTGCCACAACCATTCGGGCAACGGATCACATACCCGTGACCGGAGAAATGTTAGCTGTATTCCAGAGACACGGCGAGAAAGATTTCATCGGTGCCGCGCGGAGCATCGCAAATGTGTCTGAAGATGCCGTAAACGGTCGTGTTGTCGCGCCAGGTGAGCTACTCCCTGGAAATCGGACAGTGACGGAAGCTACGATCTGACGTTTGCTGGTCTCCACGGACGAGGAGATCAGGCATGCGAAAACGCAGGAACCATGACGCGGGCTTCAAGGCGCGCGTGGCACTTGAGGCCATCAAGGGCGAGCGCACTGTGTCGGAGTTGGCGGCCGAATACGGCGTGCATCCGACGATGATCCATCAATGGAAGAAATCGCTGCTCGACGGGGCTGCGGACATCTTCGAGCGCGGCGGCAAGAAGCCCGCGACGGAGGTGGATGAAGAGACGGTCCGGTCATTGCACGCCAAGATCGGGGAGCTGGCTGTCGCCAACGATTTTTTGTCACGAAAGCTCAAGCCGTGGAGCGGAAAGTGAGGCGTGGGATGATCGAACGGGACCACCCTGCACTGTCGATCGGGGCGCAGTGCCGCCTGCTGTCGATCTCGCGCTCGTCGTTCTGCCACGAGCCGGCTGGAGAGACTGATCAGAACCTCGGCCTGATGCAGCTGATCGACCGGCAGTTCATGGATACGCCCTTCTACGGCGTCCGGCAGATGACCTGGCATCTGCAAAACGAGGGGCACGGCGTGAACCAGAAGCGCATCCGGCGGCTGATGCGGCTCATGCGTTTGATGCCGATTTACCAGAAGCCCAACACCAGCAAGCCGAGAAAGGGCCACAAGACCTATCCCTACCTGCTGGGCGGGCTGCGGGTCGATCGCCCCGGTCAGGTCTGGTGCGCCGACATTACCTATCTCCCGATGCGGCGGGGGTTTCTGTATCTGGTCGCCATCATGGACTGGTTCACGCGCAAAGTTCTGGCCTGGCGCATATCGAACACCCTGGAAGCGGACTTCTGCGTCGAGGCGTTGAACGAGGCCATCCACCGGTTCGGCGCGCCCACAATCATGAACACTGACCAAGGCAGCCAGTTCACGTCCTTCGCTTGGACAGATCGGCTGAAACGCGTCGGAACCCGCATCTCGATGGACGGCAAGGGGCGGTGCATCGACAATGTCTTCATCGAGCGCCTGTGGCGGTCCCTGAAATACGAATGCGTCTATCTGCATGCCTGGGAGACCGGGTCTCAGGCAAAGGCCGCAATCGGATCCTGGGTCAGCTTCTATAACCATCGGCGGCCACACACTGCCCATGGCGGGTTGCCCCCCGCCGTGGTCTACTTCAACAGCATCGAAACCGACCGGCAGGCACAGGCAGTAGCTTAAACATCCTCGAAAACTGTCCAAGCATCGGGGAGTAGCTCAAGGTGCTGTGGCCGCACATATCCATCCCGCGTGACAGCCAGATCGCAGGACTATGCAAGGCGCGATGGCCATATAGGCTGAAACCGGACGGCCAGGCAGCCTGTTTCAGGTGATGCACCCGGGGCGTTGCGAGATTTCGCCAACCGGATTGCGCCAGCTTTGAAAAAGACCGGCTAAATATAGGCCGGAACGGTGCAAATCCATATGAATTCGGTCAGATTCACCTGGCGCGCAGAAGCACCTTCCGGCACAGGTCCAGCTGCAAGGGGGATTTCGAGAAAATTCGTCTGAGCCTGATCTCTTACACTACCGGTTTCGCTCATGATATTCATGAATATAATCTGCCTTTGAAATCGTTGACATTCCCTGGCTCCCAAAGGATTTTATCACTTGATTCAGGTGCCGGGGGAAGCCCCGGTTAAAAGGGAATCCGGTAAGGCCAGTGCCAAATCCGGAGCTGCCCCCGCAACTGTGAGCGGCGAGCCTGTCCGAAAAGCCACTGGCGCATATGCTGCGCCGGGAAGGCCGGACAAGGTTACGACCCGCAAGTCAGGAAACCTGCCTGGATTGATCACCTGTTCCGGCCGCGGTGGGCGTGTCGGGAGCGGCCGTTCCGCAAAGGTGACTGCAAAGGCCCGTGTGACATCTGTCGCCCGGGGCCGGCTTCGCGACATCCGTCGCGGAGTGTCTGTGGTTTTACGGCCTGTCTTTTCAGGCCGCTCAGAAGGCATGTCACAATGACAGAAGGTTTCACTTTCAGGGTTACGAAGATTGGCTTCGACGAGAATTACATTCCCGCCGAAAATACGCGCATCACCACCAATTTTGCCAATCTTGCCAGAGGGGAAC
This DNA window, taken from Rhodobacter sp. 24-YEA-8, encodes the following:
- a CDS encoding ABC transporter substrate-binding protein, which gives rise to MLCSMMPGFVSAVKQIRAAGIGSMLLNGSGADGSYWMSAVPDLSNFYVPARGSVFDDDPSAEVNAFVKKYEEATSAPPATQYAFPGYVMIDVWAKAVERTGTTETGAVVTELEKMNEEPTLFGPRTFTAELHHQNKAEYRIIGTENGKPTVIGTWTIPEPVPLDALLK
- a CDS encoding helix-turn-helix transcriptional regulator; the protein is MIASGSSGSALIRATVGRRLADLLALATQADDRVMQSGVSSVRAGHLMRIEGFVRRHLDDPDLGPDSVAAGCGISVRYLHEVLRDTNTTLGGWIRDMRLLAAQEDLATPGDRRSIGEIAWTRGFPDQAQFSCAFRARFGITPKEARGRG
- a CDS encoding acetyl-CoA carboxylase yields the protein MAQILSPLPGTFYRSASPDQPPFKADGDDMAVGEVIGLIEVMKSFHEVKSDVAGRNVQFVTYNEEPVMAGAMLAELS
- a CDS encoding LamB/YcsF family protein, with amino-acid sequence MIAEFHGDLDYRPDGSLIVTREPDAKDPDEMAERCLRAITEGRGIATDGSLFPTRCETICIHSDTPNAVDIARAVRAVLQPFV
- a CDS encoding LysR family transcriptional regulator: MKFGNHAMAARRIVLLLVFRDGGATRAFVANTKLCDCLSEKLIQNSYMSLTLKQLRYFVTAAETGQISHAAIEMNISQSAVTAAIQDLQAGLGSSFCRAARRGWC
- a CDS encoding LysR substrate-binding domain-containing protein, encoding MVPLAPQALAGDRHPLLTEPLVPVEAVIREPYIMLTVDEADRTQAKFWQGFGIRPRVIFETSSVEAVRSMVASGMGVTILSDMVYWPWSPEGQWIEQRPVAEGVPSMDVGLSWSKGRVLSPPARVFRAFLGLATGGGG
- a CDS encoding monovalent cation:proton antiporter-2 (CPA2) family protein — protein: MAEQGAGAAEVAALHGGGVDLTTIVILLAAAVIAVPLFRRLGLGSVLGFLAAGLLIGPFGLKVIEDAEAVIHVAELGVVLFLFVIGLEMQPSRLWSMRGEIFGLGLIQVVGAIAVLTCVGLALGYPASASFVAGTGFVLTSTAVVMQMLSERRQMETPAGRRIISILLLEDLAIVPLLAIVAFIAPGAEESTMMDRVQNIGAGLGCIVVLVLAGRYLLDPMFGFLARFGGRDVMTAAALLVVLAAALLMQAGGLSMAMGAFLAGVLLSESSYRHQLETDVEPFRGLLLGLFFMGVGMALNLTVIRENAALIAFCVPVYIILKMLVIYSVARLLKTPRAEARERAVVMAQGGEFAFVLYATATQVGVLTTEWNATLTAIVICSMALTPLMMILFDRFSPKAEVSLEGVEEASGLNANILLIGFGRFGQMVSQPLLKRGYTVSIIDSDAQVIRDAADFGFRVWYGDGTRLDILRNAGAAEASLIVAATDDPEATLKIVGLVKHEFPLVPVFARAWDREHAVALMKADADFQIRETRDSALALGHAALVRLGDTPEEADDLMQDVRANDVQRLAIDFTEGLAAGAGLIQGNKDAPSHH